A genomic region of Zea mays cultivar B73 chromosome 6, Zm-B73-REFERENCE-NAM-5.0, whole genome shotgun sequence contains the following coding sequences:
- the LOC109940202 gene encoding pentatricopeptide repeat-containing protein At3g61520, mitochondrial, producing MSSTRRLVPSAVHKLRSRRRLSSTSSPTPNSPNAAAILAILLHGHTPSAATLSLLRLSPGLASELYALIAEPSHAFTPASLASLHSLAARHRIPPPSALLLSKLVRRFSSPAEAAGFLRDSLASGAPAPDISIFNSLLTALGRAGNLRGMTELFTSMRDASVKPDVVTYGILLNGLCKSGHVGDALKVLDRMSSPGSDVCPDIAILNTVVDGLCKIGRLQQAIIFVDERMRHVHGCAPNAVTYNCLADAFCRVGDIGMACKIVARMEKEGVAPNVITMNTIIGGLCRVGRVGAALEFFREKRTVWPEARGNAVTYSTLASAFLHCNNVDMAMELFHEMADHGHRPDAVMYFTMISGLTQAGRLLDACTTAASMKKAGFKLDAKAYNILIGGFCRKKKLHEAYELLEEMKGVGLQPDVYTYNTLLSGLCKAGDFSAVDELLGHMIDDGCQPSVVTFGTLVHGYCKAGKTDEALRIFRSMDEARIQPNTVIYNTLIDFLCKSREVDVAIKLFDEMREKNVPANVTTYNALLKGLQDKKMAEKAFELMDRMREERCTPNYVTVDVLMEWLPEIGETERLKCFMQQRDQKDNHVRGLGA from the coding sequence ATGTCGTCGACCCGGCGTCTCGTGCCGTCTGCTGTCCACAAGCTCCGATCCCGCCGCCGCCTCTCCTCCACCTCCTCTCCCACCCCCAACAGCCCAAATGCCGCAGCCATCCTCGCCATCCTCCTCCATGGGCACACCCCCTCCGCCGCCACGCTGTCCCTCCTCCGCTTGTCGCCCGGCCTCGCCTCCGAGCTATACGCCCTCATCGCTGAGCCATCCCACGCTTTCACGCCTGCTTCCCTCGCTTCCCTCCACTCCCTCGCGGCCCGCCACCGCATCCCGCCTCCCTCTGCATTGCTCCTTTCCAAGCTCGTCAGGCGCTTCTCCTCCCCAGCCGAAGCTGCAGGATTCTTGCGCGACTCCCTCGCATCGGGCGCGCCGGCGCCGGACATTTCCATCTTCAACAGCCTCCTTACCGCGCTTGGCCGCGCTGGCAACCTGCGCGGCATGACGGAGCTGTTCACGTCCATGCGAGATGCCTCCGTCAAGCCCGATGTAGTCACATATGGGATACTTCTCAACGGGCTTTGCAAGTCAGGCCACGTTGGGGACGCGCTCAAGGTGCTCGACCGAATGTCCAGCCCAGGCTCTGACGTCTGCCCGGATATTGCCATATTGAACACCGTAGTGGATGGGCTGTGCAAGATTGGGAGGCTGCAGCAGGCCATTATATTCGTGGATGAGCGGATGAGGCACGTGCATGGGTGTGCGCCCAACGCAGTTACGTATAACTGCTTGGCTGATGCGTTTTGCCGAGTGGGGGATATTGGCATGGCTTGCAAAATTGTGGCGAGAATGGAGAAAGAGGGTGTGGCACCTAATGTTATCACGATGAACACAATTATTGGTGGCTTATGCCGAGTTGGGAGGGTTGGTGCTGCACTGGAGTTCTTCCGTGAGAAGAGAACAGTTTGGCCGGAGGCCAGGGGAAATGCTGTGACCTatagcactttggctagtgctttCCTCCACTGCAACAATGTGGACATGGCAATGGAATTGTTCCATGAGATGGCGGACCATGGGCATCGACCGGACGCAGTCATGTATTTCACCATGATATCTGGATTGACACAAGCAGGGCGGTTGCTGGATGCTTGCACCACTGCGGCATCGATGAAGAAGGCAGGATTTAAGTTAGACGCAAAGGCATACAACATTCTGATTGGTGGATTTTGCCGGAAGAAAAAGTTGCATGAGGCCTATGAGTTGCTTGAGGAGATGAAAGGAGTTGGTCTTCAGCCAGATGTGTACACCTACAATACCCTGTTGTCTGGTTTGTGCAAAGCAGGAGATTTCTCAGCTGTGGATGAATTATTGGGGCATATGATTGATGATGGCTGCCAGCCTTCTGTGGTCACTTTCGGCACACTTGTACATGGATATTGCAAAGCTGGTAAAACAGATGAAGCATTGAGAATTTTCAGGTCCATGGATGAGGCCAGGATACAACCCAACACTGTAATATACAATACGCTAATTGACTTCCTCTGCAAGAGCAGAGAAGTTGATGTAGCTATCAAGCTGTTTGATGAAATGAGGGAAAAGAATGTGCCTGCAAATGTGACAACCTACAATGCATTGTTGAAAGGTCTCCAGGATAAGAAAATGGCAGAAAAGGCCTTTGAACTTATGGACCGGATGAGAGAAGAGAGGTGCACTCCTAATTATGTGACTGTGGATGTTCTTATGGAATGGCTGCCTGAAATTGGTGAAACAGAGAGATTAAAATGTTTCATGCAACAAAGGGATCAAAAGGATAACCATGTGCGAGGGCTGGGAGCCTAG